The Schistocerca gregaria isolate iqSchGreg1 chromosome 4, iqSchGreg1.2, whole genome shotgun sequence genome contains a region encoding:
- the LOC126267815 gene encoding uncharacterized protein LOC126267815, producing the protein MPLADSPQVANTQEVTGIEYTVINIQSGVSDSFDNILPVLTTAYRNFSSAVKGGLRSSKHFNSQGNLRTGAGQQRDSNIWTLDEAFVHLPETVAPDLQRLHGWILDFAYIGISNATAELPAVMEERRVTVFDLMNT; encoded by the exons atGCCGCTTGCCGACTCGCCGCAGGTGGCCAACACACAAGAGGTGACA GGCATAGAATACACTGTTATCAACATCCAGAGTGGAGTCAGTGATTCATTCGACAACATACTGCCAGTGCTGACCACAGCCTACCGCAACTTCTCTTCTGCTGTCAAGGGGGGCTTGAGATCCTCGAAACACTTCAATTCACAA GGAAACTTGAGAACAGGTGCTGGACAGCAGAGGGACAGTAACATTTGGACTCTGGACGAGGCGTTCGTCCACCTGCCGGAGACAGTGGCACCAGACCTGCAGCGGCTGCACGGCTGGATCCTCGACTTTGCTTACATCGGCATCTCAAACGCCACTGCCGAGCTGCCGGCTGTCATGGAGGAAAGACGGGTGACG GTCTTCGACTTAATGAATACTTGA